ATCGTGATGACTGCAGTTCCTTCCGGATTGTAATCTTCCTTCCATTCCTTAATATGAGAAGGAAACCATTCCATACTAAACAGATAGTCAGTCTCTCCTAGCATTGAACTTCGCGATAAATTTCATGTGTGTGTAAATAGTAATTGTCCAATCCATATTTTTGCTGTGTGACATCAAGCAGTTCTTTGATTCGAATATCCATATCAGTGCACCCCGTAAAATTGATGGCTACATCATACCATTACTTAGTGCTGATTATAAAATGTTGCAGACAAAGGGAATCATTTGTAGCCCATGGGACAGCAAAAAAGACACTAACAAAAGTTAGTGTCCCTTACAGTAAACCTACGACAACGCCAACATCGCGTTCATATCTTCCTCGGCAGTGGTAATCAGCTTCAATCCAAAAAGCTCTACTAACACATCCAGCACACCATCCGAGATGAACTCAGGCGGCTTCGGTCCGATACGAATGTCCTGAATGCCAAGACTGAACAAGCCCAGCAGAATGGCTACTGCTTTTTGCTCAAACCAAGACAGCACGATACTGACAGGTAGCTCGTTCACCGTACAGTCAAATGCTTCAGCCAGAGCCAAAGCAATCTTCACCGTAGAACCAGAATTATTGCATTGCCCAAGGTCAATATAACGCGGAATGCCTGTGTCTCCAACGGTGCCATAATCTACGTCATTAAAGCGGAATTTCCCGCAAGAAGTGGTTAAAATGACGGTATCGTTTGGTAAGGAAGTCGCCAACTCACGGTAGTAATTCCCACCTTTACCTGGCGCGTCACAGCCTGCAATGACGAAGAATCTGCGGATGTGGCCGTCTTTAACAGCCTGAATGATCTCCGGTGCCAGCCCGATTACTGTTTCATGATGGTATCCTGTCGTAAGTACCAAATCTGACTCTACATCAGCTGCAGGTAATGACAACGCACGGTTAATAAGTGGGGAGAAATCATCGTTCGTGATTTTCGCTACATCTTCCAGCCCCGCCACTTCATAAGAGAAGAAGCGGTCTGCGTAAGTGCCTTTAATCGGCATCACACAGTTTGTGGTAGCAAGTATCGCACCGGGAAACTGCTCGAACAGTCTGCGTTGATCGTACCACGCTTTGCCGATGTTGCCTTTCAAATGCTTATACTTCTTGAGCGCCGGATAGCCATGGGCAGGTAACATTTCCGAATGGGTATAAATATTGATGCCCGTTCCTTCCGTCTGCTGCAGCAATTCCTCCAGTGCATACAAATTATGCCCTGTCACCACAATACATTGACCTTCTATTTTATTCTGGCTAACTGTGATTGGTTGCGGAATCCCAAAGCGATCCGTATGAGCACGACCCAGCAGATCCATGACGCGAACCGCCGCATCTCCGACCTTCATCGCCATCTCCAAATGCTCCTGCGTATTAAAGTTGGAATTGGTCAAGGTCATATACAAGGCTTCATGGGTGATACGATCCACCTCGGGATCGCTATAACCTAGCTGCCGAGCATGTGTCGCATAAGCTGCAATTCCTTTTAAGGCAAAAATCATCGTGTCCTGCAAACTCGCAATGGTTTCATTTTTGCCACATACTCCAACAACGGTGCAACCGCCAGTCGGTGTCTGTTCACACTGGTAACAAAACATATCGTTATCCTCCATATCTAGATAATCTTTCGTTACTCACAACGTAACAGAACACCAAACCTTGAGTTGTGATTACACACACATTTTTTTATATCAAGTTGATTTAACTAACGATCAAGCCAACCGCCACAGCAGGAATGCGGCAAAAACCATAGTGGTCGCCCAATTTCCCCATAACAGGGAGAAGCGCCGTAATCAATAGTAGATACCCCGTTGTGATCCATAATCCTTTTGCAAGTTCAGTCTGAAAATGATTTATAAAAAAAGGAAGCGATACAATCATAATTCCGGCTGTAAAATGGGAAATAAAAGCCCCCATACAAATAGCCACCATCATGCCCATCCGCTGCCTGCGCGTGCCTGTTAAATCTGTATTTTTTGCTACAATCATGCTAATCTCGTCCCCACTCAAATTGTATAAGAATTACTAACAATTATAAGTAGATCCCTTGCAAGGAAATCCCATAAAGAGGGGATTGAGATATATCCTCTATCTCAACTCGCAGATTTCAGTTTCTTCTTCTCTTGAATCCAACCCACCAACAATAGTACCAGTGGAAATATGAATAAAATCGGAATCTGGACATAGAACCGAACGATACGTAGTCCTGTGTAGATAAATTCTACGTAATTGCTTGCCATCGCAAGTGAACAGATGAACATAACCGTACTCATTGGGATAATTAATTTGCGATAGGATGGAAA
The window above is part of the Paenibacillus sp. FSL K6-0276 genome. Proteins encoded here:
- the hcp gene encoding hydroxylamine reductase → MFCYQCEQTPTGGCTVVGVCGKNETIASLQDTMIFALKGIAAYATHARQLGYSDPEVDRITHEALYMTLTNSNFNTQEHLEMAMKVGDAAVRVMDLLGRAHTDRFGIPQPITVSQNKIEGQCIVVTGHNLYALEELLQQTEGTGINIYTHSEMLPAHGYPALKKYKHLKGNIGKAWYDQRRLFEQFPGAILATTNCVMPIKGTYADRFFSYEVAGLEDVAKITNDDFSPLINRALSLPAADVESDLVLTTGYHHETVIGLAPEIIQAVKDGHIRRFFVIAGCDAPGKGGNYYRELATSLPNDTVILTTSCGKFRFNDVDYGTVGDTGIPRYIDLGQCNNSGSTVKIALALAEAFDCTVNELPVSIVLSWFEQKAVAILLGLFSLGIQDIRIGPKPPEFISDGVLDVLVELFGLKLITTAEEDMNAMLALS